atttttagaaaatgtgaataaaactaAGTATATTTGTTGTATCATGGATGGCAGGGACAGTACATGAGAGGCAGCTACAGCTCTGGCACAGTCTTGCAGCAGTTCTCTGATACATGTAGCTCATTGTTCAGCTGTTGCCGCTGTATGAACTCTGAGGTTTCCTCAAGGATCTGCCCTGGGATGTGAAAGTCAGCTGGCGTGTTCTGCCGAACAGCTGATTCCTGATGACCCTCAGTTTTTGGCTCCTCTGGGCTGGCTCTGCTGTGAGAGTTACAGGGCTCCAGATTGCATCCAGTGCCCTGAAGGAACTGCAAAAAGTTCTCCTCAATAGAGGCCTCACGGCTGGGCAGCTGCTCCCCTTCGCCGGGCCCAGCCCGCTTGAAGAGGCAGGCCAGGTGGCGGCCCAGCTCCTCACGAATCTGCCGGTTCAGGCAGCCATAGAAGAAGGGGTTGGAGGTGAAACAGAAATAGCCAATCCATGTGACTACGTCCTCCAGCTGAGCCAGTGAGGTGGGAGAGGTAGACACCACAGCCGAGTAGAGATGGAAGGAGAAATATGGTAGCCAACAGCAGAGGAACTGGCCTCCCACTGCCACCAGGACCACCGCAGCCTTCCCACCACTGAAGGTCCTCTGAGGGGTGGTGCGGGCACCAGTTCCACCGAGGCTGGCTGCCATGGTGGAGTGGCTACTGATGGACTCTGACCTTTGCCGCGGCGTGTCCATCCAAGTGGGAAGGGGGCCGTGCTGCATGGCTGCTACTCGCGCAACCTTGAACATGTTGCAGTAGACCACGAGAATGATCAGCATGGGGCACAGAAAATAGATGAATGTAAAGAAGACCATGAAAAGCAGCCGTGTGGTCCTGCCTCCCGCCCAGTGGAGGGAGCAGTGTCTCTGACCCTGAATGAGGACTGAAGTCGTCCCCAGACTCGGGTTCCCCTGGAGCAGCGATCCCAGGAGAGGCAGCACTGACATGACAACTGCTTTAATCCAGATTCCCACTAGaaccatcaccaccacccccacTGTCATCTTCACCTCATGACGCATGGGGTGCACGATGTAGTAGTAGCGCTCCACGTTGATGGCACATATGGTGAGGATGGCAGCACTCACtagacacacactcaagcagAGGTAGCTTCGACACAGCGCCTCGTCCACCAGGATTCGGTCTGACAGCATCCCCAGAG
This region of Chaetodon auriga isolate fChaAug3 chromosome 10, fChaAug3.hap1, whole genome shotgun sequence genomic DNA includes:
- the gpr61 gene encoding G-protein coupled receptor 61, which codes for MERPVTSSPSWNTSLSGLPTFPASLHPNISNVTLPVASIHGGVDLNQSLALCAMLIMDVLAVVGNLAVMIVITKTPQLHKFAFVFHLCLVDLLAALVLMPLGMLSDRILVDEALCRSYLCLSVCLVSAAILTICAINVERYYYIVHPMRHEVKMTVGVVVMVLVGIWIKAVVMSVLPLLGSLLQGNPSLGTTSVLIQGQRHCSLHWAGGRTTRLLFMVFFTFIYFLCPMLIILVVYCNMFKVARVAAMQHGPLPTWMDTPRQRSESISSHSTMAASLGGTGARTTPQRTFSGGKAAVVLVAVGGQFLCCWLPYFSFHLYSAVVSTSPTSLAQLEDVVTWIGYFCFTSNPFFYGCLNRQIREELGRHLACLFKRAGPGEGEQLPSREASIEENFLQFLQGTGCNLEPCNSHSRASPEEPKTEGHQESAVRQNTPADFHIPGQILEETSEFIQRQQLNNELHVSENCCKTVPEL